From the Kitasatospora viridis genome, one window contains:
- a CDS encoding response regulator transcription factor, producing MRVLIVEDEPYLAEAVRDGLRLEAIAADIAGDGDCALELLSVNSYDLAVLDRDIPGPTGDEIARWIVASGSGIPILMLTAADRIDDKASGFELGADDYLTKPFELRELVMRLRALDRRRAHARPPVSEIADLRLDPFRRQVFRDGRHVALTRKQFAVLEVLVAAGGGVVSAEELLERAWDANADPFTNAVRITISGLRKRLGEPRLVATVPGVGYRIDTGSDTGSDTGIGTGTDTAHPGSTRA from the coding sequence ATGCGCGTGTTGATCGTGGAGGACGAGCCCTACCTGGCGGAGGCCGTCCGGGACGGTCTCCGGCTGGAAGCGATCGCCGCCGACATCGCCGGCGACGGCGACTGCGCCCTGGAGCTGCTCAGCGTCAACTCCTACGACCTCGCGGTCCTCGACCGTGACATCCCCGGCCCCACCGGCGACGAGATCGCCCGATGGATCGTCGCCTCCGGCAGCGGCATCCCGATCCTCATGCTCACCGCTGCCGACCGGATCGACGACAAGGCGTCCGGGTTCGAGCTCGGCGCCGACGACTACCTCACCAAGCCGTTCGAGCTCCGAGAACTCGTCATGCGGCTGCGGGCGTTGGACCGCAGGCGCGCGCACGCCCGGCCCCCGGTCAGCGAGATCGCGGACCTGCGGCTGGATCCGTTCCGCCGGCAGGTCTTCCGCGACGGCCGCCACGTCGCGCTCACCCGCAAGCAGTTCGCGGTGCTGGAGGTGCTCGTCGCCGCCGGAGGCGGTGTCGTCAGCGCCGAAGAACTCCTGGAGCGCGCCTGGGACGCCAACGCCGACCCCTTCACCAACGCCGTCCGCATCACCATCTCCGGCCTGCGCAAACGACTCGGCGAACCACGGCTCGTCGCCACGGTGCCCGGCGTCGGCTACCGGATCGACACCGGCAGCGACACCGGCAGCGACACCGGCATAGGCACCGGCACGGACACCGCCCACCCCGGCAGCACGCGTGCATAG